The sequence AAGCCCATGTTTTTCGGGTTTTGATGTTGTGGATGGTTCTTGCTGATACGCCATAGGCATCAGCCAGTTGGCGCTGTGTGTGGCTGTTGAGCATGAGTCTTATCTCTCGCACCTGATCAACCATAAGCTTGTGGTTCCATTGCGCCTCTCCACGGTTTGATGTCCCGTGAATAACTCGGTCACCCTGGTTTTCCTCTGGCGTTGCCCAATAAAGATGTTTTGGATTAACGCAGCCATCATGACCTTTTCCGCATGTGTGTGCTGATTCATGTCGATCCGTTGGCGGTTCTCCATGAGCGGCAATACACATTGCCCTTGATGCGGTTAGCAGTTTTTCAGTGCCCGCCTCATGAATGCGGCCATATCCATCCTTTTTATTGCGATGAAACGGCCATATTAGACAGTCATCCTCAGCATAGAGCTTGTACTTCTCGATGAAATCCTTAGCGGGTGATGGCACTGACCTGATCTCGAGAGGATCACCAAATCGTTTAAATCTCTGGTAGTGCATTGAGCAGTAGCCGCACTTGCCACCATTGACGCGATTGGCGCTCCGCTCACAATCACTTACGAGGCATTTTTTGAACTCAAAAGGTTTTGAAATTTTTTTGTAAGCAAGGGCGTTGCCATGAATGCGCATACGCTGGTAATGCGCAGAACAATATCCATTACGACCGTGAGATTTGGAGCTTGCGTCCCGATCGCAACCATCAATCAAGCATTTTTTCATTTTTGAATACCATTAATAACTAGTTTAATCCCTAGCTTATCCTCGGATGGGGTGCAGCGCAAGCTCTGGAAAGAGCAATACATATCTCATTAATTTTCATGGAAAATATCTTATGAATACTTTAACTGGTCTGATCCCGACCATCTATACCGCGCTGGACGTAGTGTCCCGCGAGCAAACTGGTTTTATTCCTGCGGTGGCGCGCGACGCGAAAGCGGATGCTGCAGCAAAAGACCAGACCGTACGTGCGCCAGTCGCACCTGCAGCAACCACTGAAGATATTGTCCCTGGTCCTTCAGCGCCTAATTCTGGCGACCAGACCATCGGTGGTGTGGATGTCAAAATCACCAAATCCAAAATGGCCCCGGTGAAATGGAATGGTGAAGAGCAATTGGCTCTGGGCCCGGCTGGTACCTACAACACCATCCTGGCTGACCAGTTCAAGCAGGCTTTCCGCGCTCTGGCGAACGAAGTGGATGCAGACCTCGCTGCGCTGTACCTCAACTCCTCCCGCGCTGTTGGCGCGCCGAAGAATACCCCGTTCAGCATCAAAGACGATCTGACTGATGCTGCGTTGGCGCGTCAAATCCTGACCGATAACGGTGCGCCGACTACTGATTTGCGTATGGTGCTGGGTGGCGAAGCGATGGCATCCATCCGTGGTAAACAGGCCGTACTCTTCAAAGCGAACGAAGCGGGAACCGACCAGCTGCTGCGTGAAGGTGTTATCGGTCGCATCATGGGCTTCAACCTCCACGAATCCTTCAGCATCAAGCGTACCGCGAAAAGCGCTGCTGCTGGCTATAAGGCCAATGGCGCGAAGAAAGAGGGCGATATCATCATCGCTATCTCTGCCGGCACCGGCGGTATTGCTGCTGGTACTGCGGTGAAGTTCGCCGGTGATGACAACCAGTATCTGGTCGTTGCGGCTACGTCTTCCACTATCACTATTAGCGCGCCGGGCCTCCGTCAGGATCTGGCAGATCAGGCTGATGTCACCGTGTTGAGCGAATTCGTACCGAACATGGCGTTTGACCGCGGGGCATTCCTGCTGGCCAGCCGTACCCCGGCGATGCCTGAAGGTGGCGATACTGCTGATGACGTCATGAATGTGACCGACCCGGTATCTGGCATCACCTTCCAGGTGGCGCTGTACCGCCAGTACCGTCAGGTGCGTTATGAAGTGGGTCTAGCATGGGGTGTGGCTGCTGTGGCGCCACGTCATTCCGCCATCATCATGGGTTAACCCAGGGGGCTTCGGCCCCTTTGTTTTTCAGGAGGCCCAATGGCCGGATTAACCAAAGAGCAGCGCGCGCAGCGTGACGCGGAAAAGCTTGCAGATCAGCAGGGTATTGAGCTGGTGGTCATGGTGCGTGACACCCCAGAGTTCCCCGGCGGCCCGCTGAGCGCTGAGGTTCACCATGACGAAGTGGATAACTGGCAGGCGCTGGACTGGCGTCTGGAGGAATAACCATGCTGGTTGCTGATCCCCACTCTCCATACTTTAACAGCTACGCCAGCGCGTCCGACCTGCGGGTCTTTGCCGCCGCGCGCGGATACACCATACCTGCCGAAGATGGCGAGTGTAGCCAGATGCTGATGCAGGCGATGGACTTTCTGGAAGGAAGGACCTGGCGTGGTCAGCGCTCCAGCGCATCTCAGCCTCTATCCTGGCCTCGCTCCGGCGTGCGCTTCGATGGCGTGGACCTGCCGGATGATGCTATTCCACAACGGCTGGTTGATGCTCAATGCCGCCTGGCTATCGAGTCGCAGGAGATTGACCTCACCCCGTCGGTCGCTGGCGGTGGGGCGGTGACGATGGAGCGCGTCGAGGGTGCGGTAACAGTCCAGTATGAGCCGGGAACGAATAAGGCCACTCCTTCATTCCCCTGGTTCTATTCCTCGCTGCGCGGGCTTGTGGTGGGCGGCAACCAGGTCCGGATCGAAAGGGGGTAGCATGGCAATCGACTATCGCCGCATGCGCGCCACGGCAACGCGGCTGCTGACGGAGAACGGCAAAGCCTACCAACTGACTCGCGGCGGAACCACCACCCGCGATCAGTACGGGAAAGAGATTACCACCGAGCCTGTTATCGCGACCGTTACCGGCGTTATCACTGAATACTCCACTCGTGAAATCGACGGCTCTCTGATTGCTACAGGCGATAAGAAGCTGGCGGCCACGTTTGAAACTGAGGTGCGCATCGGTGACATCATTGATATCGACGGCCAAAAGTGGCGCGTGGTACAGCCGAATCCGGTTAAGCCGGCAGACGTGTTGATCTCCTATAACATCCAGCTAAGGACCTGATTATGACCAGTTCCGTAAACCAGCAGTTCCTGGCTGCTATTCAGCTGTTCGTTGATGGCTCAAAGCAGGAGATTGACGAGGCGGTGCGCCGGACTGGTATCAAAATCCTGGGTAGGTTGGTGGAGATGTCACCAGTCGGGCAGCCGGAGACCTGGCAAGTGAACCAAACGGCCTCTGCTTATAATACTGCAGTGCGTGAACATAATGCTGCCCTTCGCGATGATCCTGCCAACCTGACCAAATCGGGACGACTAAAGCGCGGTTTGCGTGTAAACGACTCGATGGAAATCAAAAAGCCTGAGGGTTATGTCGGCGGGCGATTCAAAAACAACTGGTATGTGGGTTTCGACAGCCAGCCGACTCAGTCAAACGATACACCAGATGCTTCCGGCCAGGGCTCAAATTCCCGTGGCATAGCGGTGCTTGAGGTATTCAGAGTGGGCCAGGTCAGCTCGATTTACTTCACCAATAACCTGCCATATGCGGCAGCGCTGGAAAACGGTCATTCCACCCAGGCGCCGGGCGGGATGGTGGGCATTACAGCTATCGACGCGGCGCAGCTGTTCCGTGAGGCAATGAGCGAGGTGCGCAATGGCCGGTGATCAGTCAATGCGAATAGCTGACCT comes from Enterobacter kobei and encodes:
- a CDS encoding helix-turn-helix domain-containing protein codes for the protein MKKCLIDGCDRDASSKSHGRNGYCSAHYQRMRIHGNALAYKKISKPFEFKKCLVSDCERSANRVNGGKCGYCSMHYQRFKRFGDPLEIRSVPSPAKDFIEKYKLYAEDDCLIWPFHRNKKDGYGRIHEAGTEKLLTASRAMCIAAHGEPPTDRHESAHTCGKGHDGCVNPKHLYWATPEENQGDRVIHGTSNRGEAQWNHKLMVDQVREIRLMLNSHTQRQLADAYGVSARTIHNIKTRKTWAWLD
- a CDS encoding P22 phage major capsid protein family protein, producing the protein MNTLTGLIPTIYTALDVVSREQTGFIPAVARDAKADAAAKDQTVRAPVAPAATTEDIVPGPSAPNSGDQTIGGVDVKITKSKMAPVKWNGEEQLALGPAGTYNTILADQFKQAFRALANEVDADLAALYLNSSRAVGAPKNTPFSIKDDLTDAALARQILTDNGAPTTDLRMVLGGEAMASIRGKQAVLFKANEAGTDQLLREGVIGRIMGFNLHESFSIKRTAKSAAAGYKANGAKKEGDIIIAISAGTGGIAAGTAVKFAGDDNQYLVVAATSSTITISAPGLRQDLADQADVTVLSEFVPNMAFDRGAFLLASRTPAMPEGGDTADDVMNVTDPVSGITFQVALYRQYRQVRYEVGLAWGVAAVAPRHSAIIMG
- a CDS encoding DnaT-like ssDNA-binding protein: MLVADPHSPYFNSYASASDLRVFAAARGYTIPAEDGECSQMLMQAMDFLEGRTWRGQRSSASQPLSWPRSGVRFDGVDLPDDAIPQRLVDAQCRLAIESQEIDLTPSVAGGGAVTMERVEGAVTVQYEPGTNKATPSFPWFYSSLRGLVVGGNQVRIERG